In Desulfotignum phosphitoxidans DSM 13687, a single window of DNA contains:
- a CDS encoding DUF4126 domain-containing protein, translating into MEIINLLGSSLGLALVAGINLYATVLTVGLGVRYDLITLPPHLEALTVLAHPYIVIAAGIAYTLEFFADKIPWVDSLWDSIHTFIRPIGAAVIGIKAIGTVDPIIEISIFLLCGGIALSSHSTKASIRLAANHSPEPLSNGALSIVEDVAVICGAWLALKHPAVVLVVSVLFLIGFVYFAPKIFRLLRMELLGIMALWRAIVLKKPGVQLTIQPDIVPEKYNKIITNELFSGGGNFCVRCFSGKGSKIARNKLGFLCKIDNELFFLTKKGNRFPKINFEPAQINKISMNKKLILNHLTIQHGNEETRLVYTKDRQSHFEKLIELLLWPQNSVGFCRIMNISPKPDKFSPADCLFLSIS; encoded by the coding sequence ATGGAGATCATAAACCTGCTTGGTAGTTCATTGGGGCTTGCACTGGTGGCAGGAATTAACCTTTATGCAACTGTTTTAACAGTCGGCCTTGGTGTAAGATATGACCTTATCACTCTTCCGCCACACTTAGAGGCCCTGACGGTTTTGGCACACCCTTATATAGTTATTGCCGCAGGAATAGCCTACACACTTGAATTCTTCGCTGATAAAATACCTTGGGTAGACAGCCTTTGGGATTCCATTCACACTTTTATCCGCCCGATTGGGGCGGCTGTAATAGGCATTAAAGCAATTGGAACGGTTGACCCAATAATAGAAATATCAATATTTTTGCTTTGCGGTGGCATAGCACTCTCTTCACACTCAACTAAAGCAAGCATTAGGTTGGCAGCCAACCATAGCCCTGAGCCATTGAGTAATGGGGCATTAAGCATCGTTGAAGATGTTGCTGTCATTTGTGGTGCTTGGTTGGCCTTGAAGCATCCAGCCGTAGTTCTTGTTGTATCCGTATTATTCTTGATTGGTTTTGTATATTTTGCCCCAAAAATATTTCGCCTCTTAAGAATGGAGCTCCTTGGCATCATGGCGTTATGGCGAGCTATTGTACTTAAAAAACCAGGCGTCCAATTAACAATCCAGCCAGATATAGTTCCTGAAAAATACAATAAAATCATCACAAACGAACTCTTTTCTGGTGGTGGGAACTTTTGCGTTCGTTGCTTTTCAGGAAAAGGTTCTAAAATTGCGAGAAACAAGTTAGGTTTTTTATGCAAAATTGACAACGAGTTGTTTTTCTTGACAAAGAAAGGGAATCGTTTTCCAAAAATAAATTTTGAACCGGCCCAAATTAATAAAATCAGCATGAACAAAAAGCTTATTCTCAATCATTTAACTATTCAACATGGCAACGAAGAAACTCGATTGGTTTACACCAAAGACAGACAATCTCATTTTGAGAAACTTATTGAATTATTGCTATGGCCACAAAATTCAGTTGGATTTTGTAGAATCATGAACATTTCTCCAAAGCCAGATAAATTTTCTCCGGCAGATTGTCTATTTTTATCAATTTCCTGA
- a CDS encoding CFI-box-CTERM domain-containing protein, which yields MTPEEFETMVADASRMVGQNKFDEAISLCKEALKFEACDEEPFARIWPAGTIVAAYAFKHKDNEPDPGTDAYEDLKKYTKITLDAFDNLDVDQQEHYKNSNQLFHMLRPLLEITQAGKPLSDLNAPPPKKSGCFVATEIYGSYNDSNVLVLRSYRDNVLLPSQLGKFLVNVYYTVSPSIAIFLSKVPVLKKLIRKFVLQPFVDHLSSNNQ from the coding sequence ATGACACCTGAAGAATTTGAAACAATGGTCGCAGATGCGAGTAGGATGGTTGGACAGAATAAATTTGATGAAGCCATTTCACTTTGCAAGGAGGCGCTAAAATTCGAGGCTTGTGATGAAGAACCATTTGCTCGTATTTGGCCTGCGGGGACTATAGTAGCAGCCTATGCATTTAAACATAAAGATAACGAACCAGATCCGGGTACCGATGCCTATGAGGACTTAAAGAAATACACGAAAATAACCTTGGATGCTTTTGATAATCTTGATGTTGACCAACAGGAGCATTACAAGAATTCGAATCAGTTATTTCACATGTTACGCCCATTGCTTGAAATTACACAAGCGGGGAAACCGTTAAGCGATTTGAATGCACCCCCGCCTAAAAAGTCTGGCTGTTTTGTGGCAACTGAAATTTATGGATCGTATAATGACAGTAACGTACTTGTATTGAGAAGTTACCGCGATAACGTTTTATTGCCATCTCAGTTAGGTAAATTTTTAGTGAATGTGTACTATACAGTATCTCCTTCAATTGCTATTTTTCTGAGCAAAGTTCCAGTTTTAAAGAAATTAATAAGGAAATTCGTTCTTCAACCATTTGTTGATCATCTATCTTCGAATAATCAGTGA
- a CDS encoding group II intron maturase-specific domain-containing protein: protein MYGQSKIKIHAKTIERFKQRIRELTDRNCGKSLEQVIKELNGYLRGWWNYFRLAEARHKLKALKTWIIRRLRCLVWKQWKNPRTKVRNLEKLGIDHEHAMTCGNARKKYWRMSRVKWVAYAMPGQYFINKGLYLPGN, encoded by the coding sequence ATGTACGGGCAGTCCAAAATTAAGATTCATGCCAAAACCATCGAACGGTTCAAGCAGCGAATCCGAGAACTGACCGACCGCAATTGTGGTAAAAGCCTGGAGCAGGTTATCAAAGAGCTGAACGGGTACCTCAGGGGCTGGTGGAATTACTTTCGCCTCGCTGAAGCCAGACACAAACTGAAAGCGTTGAAGACCTGGATAATCAGGCGTCTTCGGTGTCTGGTCTGGAAGCAGTGGAAGAACCCCCGGACCAAGGTACGAAACCTTGAAAAGCTCGGTATCGACCATGAACATGCCATGACTTGCGGAAACGCCCGCAAGAAATACTGGCGGATGAGCAGGGTTAAATGGGTTGCTTACGCAATGCCGGGGCAGTATTTCATCAACAAAGGATTATATCTTCCCGGTAACTAA
- a CDS encoding restriction endonuclease has translation MEIPKFNETFMPILKILRTGEVLRHRELLKRVQEQYYSNLPEDLLQQKTKSGEILIENRIAWGKSYLKKGGLVHYPKRGMVEITEKGKEACTRGITLGDLESNLMDFYADEKTRQGEAPPATEQSPQDLIDAGFSKIEGQAKSELLEKLRELDPFYFEKVILILLKRMGYGDFTETSKTGDGGIDGVIDEDKLGLEKIYIQAKRYTDNKVRETDMRNFIGAMSGDTRKGVFVTTSSFDEKAIKKAREAHHTIILVDGKRLVDLMYEYNVGVQVHSQYEVKEIDSDFFEAS, from the coding sequence ATGGAAATACCGAAGTTCAATGAAACTTTCATGCCAATTTTAAAGATATTGCGGACGGGAGAGGTCCTTCGCCATCGAGAACTTTTGAAGCGCGTCCAGGAACAGTATTACTCGAATCTGCCTGAGGATTTGCTGCAGCAGAAGACAAAGAGTGGTGAGATTCTGATTGAAAACCGGATTGCGTGGGGCAAGTCCTATCTCAAGAAGGGCGGTCTTGTTCATTATCCCAAACGAGGTATGGTTGAGATAACGGAGAAAGGGAAGGAAGCCTGCACCCGGGGAATAACGCTGGGAGATCTTGAATCCAACTTGATGGACTTCTACGCCGACGAGAAGACCAGACAAGGAGAAGCGCCACCTGCCACAGAACAATCTCCACAGGATCTCATAGACGCAGGTTTTTCAAAAATTGAAGGCCAGGCAAAATCTGAATTGCTGGAAAAGCTGCGAGAATTGGATCCTTTCTATTTCGAAAAGGTCATTCTCATCCTGCTGAAGAGAATGGGATATGGAGACTTCACCGAGACGTCTAAGACTGGAGATGGCGGCATTGATGGTGTGATTGACGAAGACAAACTTGGACTGGAAAAGATTTACATCCAGGCAAAACGGTACACTGACAACAAAGTCCGGGAAACCGACATGCGTAATTTCATCGGCGCGATGAGTGGAGACACAAGAAAAGGCGTCTTCGTGACAACGAGCAGCTTTGATGAAAAGGCAATAAAGAAAGCCCGCGAGGCGCATCATACGATTATTCTTGTGGACGGAAAGCGACTTGTTGATCTCATGTATGAGTATAATGTCGGCGTTCAGGTTCACAGTCAGTACGAAGTGAAGGAGATCGATTCTGACTTTTTTGAAGCCTCGTGA
- a CDS encoding Fic family protein, with protein MTGFNPIFTITNRMTSAITRIERARGFLEAARLSDDWVRDMGNQALIKEAHHTTHIEGTRLTLDQAERLWRGETVPGADPDDTMELLNYRSAFEFVSECLDSGDPITEAMIREIHRKLVEGVRGGKADPGNYRRIQNYVANSSTGEVIYTPPSAVEVPIMMSEMVTWLNSDLEVHPVLISGIAQFQLVHIHPFLDGNGRVSRLLSTLCLYRAGYDFKRLFTISEYYDRNRPTFYKKIQSVRENDMDMTGWLDYYITGLETQMIEVKERGEQVIRRDVLTQKHLLNERQAKAIEYLLQHERLTIQNYEALCPEVNRRTLQRDLKTMIEKELIASEGATNQLVYRLKA; from the coding sequence ATGACAGGATTCAACCCGATATTCACTATCACCAACCGCATGACATCCGCCATCACCCGGATTGAGCGTGCGCGGGGGTTTCTGGAGGCCGCCAGGTTATCCGACGACTGGGTCAGGGATATGGGAAACCAGGCCCTGATCAAAGAGGCCCATCATACCACCCATATCGAAGGGACAAGGCTGACGCTGGATCAGGCGGAACGATTGTGGAGAGGTGAAACGGTCCCCGGAGCCGATCCGGATGATACCATGGAGTTATTGAACTACAGGTCTGCGTTTGAATTTGTATCCGAATGCCTGGACAGCGGAGATCCCATTACGGAAGCAATGATACGGGAAATTCATCGAAAACTGGTGGAGGGAGTTCGAGGCGGCAAAGCTGATCCGGGAAACTATCGGCGGATTCAAAATTATGTGGCCAATTCATCCACGGGCGAGGTTATTTATACGCCCCCATCTGCCGTGGAAGTACCAATCATGATGTCTGAAATGGTCACATGGCTGAATTCGGATCTTGAGGTTCACCCCGTTTTAATCAGCGGGATTGCCCAGTTCCAGCTGGTCCATATTCATCCCTTTCTTGACGGGAATGGCCGGGTATCAAGGTTGTTGTCAACCCTCTGTCTGTACAGGGCCGGGTATGATTTCAAACGGCTGTTCACCATCAGTGAATATTATGACCGTAACAGACCGACTTTTTATAAAAAAATCCAAAGCGTTCGTGAAAACGACATGGATATGACGGGATGGCTGGATTATTATATCACGGGCCTGGAAACCCAGATGATTGAGGTCAAAGAGCGCGGCGAACAGGTCATTCGCCGGGATGTGCTGACACAGAAACACCTTCTGAACGAAAGGCAGGCCAAAGCCATTGAATACCTGCTTCAACATGAGAGGCTGACGATCCAGAATTATGAAGCACTGTGTCCGGAGGTAAATCGGCGCACCTTACAGCGGGATCTCAAAACAATGATTGAAAAAGAACTGATCGCCAGTGAAGGCGCCACAAATCAGCTGGTCTATCGGTTGAAGGCATGA
- a CDS encoding type II toxin-antitoxin system PemK/MazF family toxin: MKRGEIRWYKFVNPDKKRPVLILTRNSVLEYLGEVTVAPVTSTIRDIPSEVFLSAADGMPRNCAVNCDHLQTVSRGKIGALITALPPAKMVDVGRAIKFSLGF; the protein is encoded by the coding sequence ATGAAACGGGGTGAAATTCGCTGGTACAAGTTTGTAAATCCTGATAAAAAAAGACCGGTGCTTATCCTTACACGAAATTCCGTACTGGAATATCTTGGTGAAGTCACCGTGGCACCTGTGACAAGTACAATCCGTGATATACCGTCCGAAGTGTTTCTTTCGGCTGCTGACGGCATGCCCCGTAATTGCGCTGTCAATTGTGACCATTTGCAGACGGTTTCCCGAGGGAAAATCGGCGCTCTGATTACCGCCCTTCCTCCGGCCAAAATGGTTGATGTCGGACGGGCTATAAAATTTTCACTCGGATTTTAA
- a CDS encoding ribbon-helix-helix domain-containing protein, with translation MRTIQMTLDDDLVQVVDRISKQLGTTRSAFTRKALREALSRYNVEQLEQKHRQGYAKQPVAADEFSVWEEEHAWGDE, from the coding sequence ATGAGAACAATCCAGATGACCCTTGATGACGATCTTGTCCAGGTAGTTGACCGTATTTCAAAACAGCTTGGCACAACCCGGTCGGCGTTCACGCGAAAGGCACTTCGTGAGGCTCTGTCTCGCTATAATGTTGAGCAGCTGGAGCAAAAGCACCGGCAAGGCTATGCGAAGCAACCGGTTGCGGCGGACGAGTTTTCTGTGTGGGAAGAAGAGCATGCCTGGGGGGATGAATGA
- a CDS encoding type II toxin-antitoxin system HicA family toxin has product MDNNSYINPHDCVCQVQVDPGKVTVPHPKKDLPVGTLRSLYRQAGWQWR; this is encoded by the coding sequence ATGGATAATAATAGCTATATTAATCCACACGATTGCGTATGTCAAGTCCAGGTTGACCCTGGCAAAGTGACTGTTCCCCATCCAAAGAAGGATCTCCCTGTCGGAACACTTCGAAGTCTTTACCGGCAGGCGGGTTGGCAATGGAGGTGA
- a CDS encoding type II toxin-antitoxin system HicB family antitoxin — MKYPVVIHKDENSDYGVTFPDLPGCFSSVLVLKLSDFSMVEPAPASPGHR; from the coding sequence ATGAAATACCCGGTGGTTATCCACAAAGATGAAAATTCAGATTATGGGGTGACGTTTCCTGATTTACCGGGCTGCTTTTCCAGTGTACTGGTTCTTAAGTTGTCTGATTTTTCCATGGTCGAACCAGCGCCGGCCTCTCCCGGTCACCGATAG
- a CDS encoding type II toxin-antitoxin system VapB family antitoxin: protein MRTTLNIDDDLVERASKLTGIKEKTSLVRKGLEALISLESSKRLAALGGSEKKIRMPRRRRSES from the coding sequence ATGAGAACCACATTAAATATCGATGATGACCTTGTTGAGAGAGCATCTAAACTAACTGGAATAAAAGAAAAAACATCTCTTGTTCGTAAGGGGCTTGAAGCCTTGATCAGCCTGGAGAGCAGTAAGCGTTTAGCTGCGCTCGGGGGAAGCGAAAAAAAAATCCGGATGCCGAGACGTCGAAGATCGGAGTCATAA